Within Psychrobacter sp. AH5, the genomic segment TATCTACCAAAAAACTCTATATTATCGACTTCTGACAGGAAAGATTTCCCATCACTGGAAAGCTCAGTATTAGCAACGAAGATTCCTCTAACCTTATAGGCATCAAGGTTGCTGATAAGATTTAAGCGATTTATTAATGAAGCAACTTCTGCTTTGCCTGCCGTATCAACTAAATTCTGAAGTTTTTCGCTTGAACTAAATTGATCCAGTGTTCCTAAGAACTCTTTTAAAACTGTATCTCCAACTGACTTATTTTCACTTTGGACTATTTTAGATTGGAATATATCAATAGTACCAGCACCTTCGTTAAGATAAATACCGTCAACACCTTTATCACCGCTATTATCGCAGACAGCATCAATCGCAATTTCTGGGTCTAACCTAAAGTATTTTTCTAGATACCACATTAGACCTCTTGCAAAAGTCATATTCTAAGCTCGGAATTAATGATACCAGCAAACAGCTTCATTCTAAGATCATAGCGCTGACGACGGTTGCGATATTTATGAGCCACGATTTTAAACAACTTGATTAAGCCTATTTTGTGCTCAACCACAATACGGAACTTTGCCAGATAGTGATTGGCCTGTTTGCATATCTCCAATAACTGACCACCACGAGGTTTCTTAAATGGTGTGAAAGTTTGGTTATGTAGCTTTGCTAACCCTTGATAACCACTGTCTGCTAGATAGTTAGTATTCTCAGGTAACCAATCAGGACAAGTATCTTTATACAGCTTAAAATCGTGGATTGACCCTTTACAGGTTTGCACATCAAGTATCAAACCGGTTTGCCAATGAACGATAACCTGCGCTTTTAAGGTGTGTTGTTTTTTCTTACCGCTGTAGTAGTCTCTTTGGTTTTTTTTGGACGCTCAATTGGGGTTTCGGTGGCATCGACAATGACGACTGACCAATTGATGTCCTCATCGACACGACTAGGCAACTTTTTAGGCAATTCAAACTTGCCAGAGTCAATCAGTGTGTCTTCTACTTTACGAATGATACGGCTAGCAGAAGACTCATGAATACCAAAGTCCATACTGATATGATAAAGCGTGCGGTATTCACGCCAATAAGTCAGGGCTAGTAGTATCTGCTCCTTAAGACTGAGTACACTTGGTCTACCTGATTTGGTCTTAGATGCTTCATGCTCTTGCATGGCCTCAAGCATGTCATAAAAGGTGGCTTTATGAATGCCAGTGTAGCGTTTAAAACCAGCGTCACTTTGTTTGAGTAGCTTATCTATGTTTGGCATATCTATTAAGTAAGTAGAGTTCAATAATATACGTTGTGTCTTACAACTACTTTTGCAAGAGGTCTATTAAGAAAGCGGCACTATCTGACCGTCCTTTAATCTTATAAAATTCTATCTCTTTCAGTAGGTTAGGATAACTTAAGTTCATATGGTTTCTCAGATGTAAAAGCTGATGAGTTAGTAGTGACCTTTTACCACTCTAGCTACAATGTTCATTAGATTATTACAGAATTATATTAATGTTTAAAGTTTTAATTGCACACTGTAAACCACATAAAAAAAGCGGGAATAGCAAGAATAGTATAAATTTTAAATATAAAAAAAGGCCACCCTATAAAGAGTGGCCTTCTATCAATCATGACTAACGGTATTAGCTGACGTCTTTGAGTCCTTCCTCAAGCATCGGCTTCAAAAACTCACCCGTGTGTGAGCCTTCGACCTCTGCGACCTCTTCTGGCGTACCCTCCGCGATAATCATGCCGCCGCCTTTACCGCCTTCAGGGCCAAGATCAATCACCCAATCCGCGGTTTTGATAACATCCAAATTATGCTCGATGACCACGATGGTGTTACCTTTATCGCGTAGCGCATGCAAGATGTTGAGCAGCTTATCAATATCATGGAAATGCAAACCTGTGGTTGGCTCATCCAAGATATATAACGTCTGTCCCGTGTCGCGTTTGGCAAGCTCGCGTGCCAGTTTCACCCGCTGCGCTTCACCGCCCGATAGGGTTGGCGCGGACTGACCCAAGCGAATGTAGCTCAGTCCCACATCCATGAGCGCTTGCAGGCGACGATAGATCGCTGGAATCGCCGAGAAGAACTCAGTGGCGTCCTCTACCGTCATCTCGAGCACGTCAGCGATGGTTTTGCCTTTATAGTGAATCTCTAAAGTCTCGCGGTTATAGCGTTTGCCTTCACAGGTATCACAGGGCACGTACATATCCGGTAAAAAATGCATCTCGACCTTGATTAGGCCATCGCCTTGGCACATCTCACAGCGCCCGCCTTTGACGTTGAAGCTGAAGCGACCTGGCTTATAACCACGGGCGCGCGCTTCTTGCGTTTGCGCGAACATCTCACGTACCGGCGTAAACACTCCGGTATAAGTGGCTGGGTTGGAACGCGGGGTACGACCGATTGGGCTTTGATCGATATCGACCATCTTATCTAAATGATCAAGACCACTAATGCTTTCGTACTTATCAGCGATTAGCGTTGAAGCGTTGTTCAATTGCGTCGCAGCTAATGGCATCAAAGTACGGTTAATCAAGGTCGATTTACCCGAACCTGAGACGCCAGTGATACAAGTCATAATACCAACAGGTAAAGTTAGATCGACATTTTTTAGATTGTTACCAGTAGCGCCTTTTAGCTCAATAGTCATCGGCAGTTTTTTCTTTTTACCTTCGACCTCTATCGTTTTGGCTTTATGACGTAGGCGTGGAATCTCAATTTTCTTTTTACCAGACATATATTGTCCAGTCAGCGATTCCTTATTTGCCATAATATCTTCGACCGTACCTTGAGCGATGATATGGCCGCCGTGCACGCCAGCGCCAACGCCGATATCAATCACGTGATCGGCTTGACGGATAGCATCTTCATCGTGCTCAACGACTAAGACGGTATTACCCAAATCACGCAGGCGCGTTAGAGTTTTCAATAGACGATCATTATCGCGTTGATGTAAGCCGATTGAGGGCTCATCAAGTACGTACATCACGCCCATTAGACCGGCTCCGATTTGGCTAGCCAAACGAATACGCTGAGCTTCACCGCCCGATAAGGTTTCGGCAGAGCGGGCGAGTGATAAATAATCAAGGCCAACGCTCACCAAGAAGTTCAAACGCTCATTAATCTCTTTAAAGATTTTTTCAGCGACTTCGCCTTTATGACCGCTGATTTTAAGCGTCTTGTAATAATCAGCAGCATCGCCAATCGATAGCTTAACAATCTCAGCAATCGTTTGATCATCAACGCGGACATTACGTGATATCTCGTTGAGACGCGCGCCATCACAGACATTACAGGTGGTATCAGCTAAATATTTGGCCAGCTCATCACGTACTAAATTACTTTGGGTCTTCGCATAACGGCGCTCAAGATAAGGCAACACCCCTTCAAAAGGAATAGTCTTATTGGTCTTGCGCCCGCGCTCATCGGTGAAGTTAAAGGTTAGCTTCTCTTTACCTGAGCCTTGCATGATTAAATCTTGCTGCTGCTTAGTTAGCTCTTTCCAAGGCGTATCCATATCAATTTTGAAATGGTTACAGACAGTATTTAGCAGACCAAAATAGTAGGAGTGGCGCTTATCCCAACCATTAATAGCGCCTTGATTGAGGGTCTTATCATGATGAGTGATTAACTTTTCTGCGGAGAAATATTGACGTTTACCGAGACCATCACAACTTGGGCAAGCACCATAAGGATTGTTAAAGCTGAACATACGCGGCTCAAGCTCGGACACCGCTCGATCACAAACGGGGCAGCTGTGCTTAGCCGACATGACTTGATTATCAGCGCCGCCCTCTTTAAGATTACCATCCATAAAGTGTAGCGTCACAAGACCTTGACCTAGACGTAGAGCGGTCTCCAAACTCTCAGCGACGCGGTTGCCTAAGTCATCGCGCACTTTGAAGCGATCCACGACCACCTCGATAGTATGCTTTTTCTTCTTATCAAGGGTGGGTAGCTCGTCGGTATCATAGACATCACCATCGACACGCACGCGCACGAAACCTTGGCCGATGAGCTGCTCTAATAAAACGGTATGCTCGCCTTTACGCTCACGAATAACTGGCGCAAGAATCATCAGCTTAGTATCGGCAGGCAAGCCCATAACCTGATCGACCATTTCAGTGACTGACTGCGCTACCATCGGTTCATTATGCTCAGGGCAAAAAGGCGTACCAATACGCGCATAAAGCAGACGCAAATAATCATAAATCTCAGTAATGGTACCAACGGTTGAGCGCGGGTTATGGTTGGTCGATTTTTGCTCGATAGCAATAGCAGGCGATAAGCCTTCGATACTATCAACGTCAGGCTTCTCCATCTGTGATAAGAACTGACGCGCGTAGGCCGACAGACTCTCGACGTAACGACGTTGCCCTTCAGCATAAAGCGTATCAAAGGCGAGTGAGGATTTACCAGAACCTGATAAACCCGTAATGACCACGAACTTATCGCGTGGAATATCGAGATCAATGTTTTTTAGATTGTGAGTACGGGCGCCGCGTATTGCAATATGGTCATGTGCCATCGATGATAGGTTTCCTATTTTTTAAAGCTGGCTATTACTGAAATAATAATATCTAGTAACCTAAACCAACAATTGTAAAGTTAAAAGCTAAGGAGATTAAAAATAATAATGAAGCAGGTTTATTAAAAGAATAAATTAAATCGCAGATAAATCTGTAACCATAATGAAGGTATATAATTTTCGATTTTTAAAATATTTTCTATCAAGTTGTATTTTATAAATAAACAAAAGTTTTTAAATTTACTGATGATTTAAATTTTATATTAAAGCGCTAAAGGGATTATGCGTATTACATTAACTACAAATGGGTTTGTCCTATTTATCGCTAATGGATAAATAAACAATGTCGACAACGCCTTACTTTATAGTCATGATTAGTCGATTATTCAAGGTAAGGTTGCGTATTAGATGCACTTAGTAACAAATTTAGCTAGGTAGAGTGCGCCTAATCTTAGAAGACAAAAGTCTCGGCAAGAAAACGGCGAATGTTTTATACTATGGGGTTTGATTGATGGCTAAGGCTAACGGCGCTGCTGATAATGCGCTACGATATCAAAGCAGTCTTGCTTTAAAATCGGCCTACTTATTTTAGAGTAAGTGGTGCTAACTGCCGGGCCACATAGCTATCAGGCGTTATAGGGTAACAGTGAGGCAATTATGAATAGCGTAGAGAAACGGGCAATCTTAGGGGTAGGTGGTATTTTTGCCTTGCGAATGATTGGCCTGTTTATGATTGTGCCCGTCTTTTCGGTTTATGGTGATAATTATGCCCATGCCACGCCTTTTTTGATTGGTCTAGCCGTTGGTATTTATGGTCTTGGCCAAGCTATCTTTCAGATTCCAATGAGCCTAGCAGCTGATAAATTCCCGCGTAAGCCGATTATTATGCTCGGTCTGATATTGTTTGCACTAGGCGGCATCATTGCGGCCAATGCTACTGATATTTACCAAGTCATTATCGGACGGGCACTAGCAGGAAGCGGCGCGGTTTCTGCGGTACTAATGGCGCTGCTAGCTGATGTGACCCGTGAAGAGATGCGCACCAAAGCGATGGCGACTATGGGTTTGACTATTGCAACCTCCATTATGCTAGCTTTTGCTTTTGGGCCATTATTAGTTGGCTCGTTGGGGATCTCAGGACTGTTTTGGTTGACCGCAGGCTTTGCGATATTGGCAATGTTGTTGTTAGCCGTAGTGCCGTCACCTATGCGCGTGCTCAAACATAATTTGGATAATAAATCTATCGGTGAGCAACTCGCTACCGTCCTCAAAATTGGCGACTTAAACCGGCTGCATGTGGGTATCTTTGCGCTGCATTTAACTATGACCGCTATATTTGTAATCTTGCCACATCAGCTTAGTGAGGTGATGGGACTATCGGTTCGTCAGCAAGGGCTGGTCTATTTGCCACTATTATTTATTGGTTTTGCTGTTGCCATACCTTTTATTATTATCGCTGAAAAAAAACGCAAGATGCGCCAAGTGTTTTTAGGAGCAATTGGATTGATGGTAGCAGCGCTAGCGTTATTGGCTTTGGGTAGTCAAGTTGGTGTTGGTATCATCTTGGGCTTGCTGCTGTATTTTATGGGCTTTAATTTACTCGAAGCCACTATTCCTTCTTGGATATCTAAGCGCGCACCGGTCGCTAATAAAGCGACTGCGATGGGGCTGAACTCCTCTAGTCAGTTCTTCGGCGCTTTTGTTGGCGGCGCGATGGGTGGCTTACTATTAAGTCAATCCAACCTATTAGCTTGGAGTATCCTAGCCGCTATTATGGCGCTAGCTTTATTGCTGATTATTCCTATTGCCGATCCTCCTTATCTGTCTAGCACTACGGTCACTATCCCTAAAGACATTGATATTCAGGATTGGTCGCAGCAAATAACCGCGATTGCCGGCGTTGATGAATTAGTCGTAATGGCCAAAGAGCAGGTCGCTTATCTCAAGCTGGACAAGACTCAATTAACCGATCTATCCCGGCAACAATTATCACAGTTGGCACAAAGTCCACTTGATATTTAACTTTATCTCTCGATGTTATTCAAAGCTGCTGCTTATAAAAAATGACGCTGAATCAAGCAGTGATAAGCAAGTTTGGTATGGAGCTTGGTAGTGTGACTCTGAGTATGCCGCGTAGCAATGACTAAAGGCTGGCCGCTATAACTCAACACCAAGCTAAAACCCTCTGCGACAGTAGCTGACGTATTTAATTAAGCTTTAGTAGATATTTAATAAAAAAACCTATAAAGTAAAACTATATTATTGATTATAAACTAAGGTTAATGATTATTGACCTTATAAAAAATAGATTAAAATAAGCCATTTAGTGTTTACTGCTAGAGCTTATTCATAAAATCATTCATCAAAGAGGATAATATTATGCGCGGAGTTAATAAAGTCATCATTATCGGAAACCTCGGTGCCGATCCTGAAGCCCGACAATTTAGTAATGGCGGTAGCGTTACTAATATCTCAGTGGCGACCTCTGAGCAATGGACAGATAAGCAAAGCGGCGAGAAAAGAGAAGCGACCGAATGGCATCGCGTCTCGTTGTTTAATCGCTTAGGTGAAATCGCCGCTCAATATCTGCGTAAAGGCAGCAAAGTATATATTGAAGGGAGTCTACGCACACGTAAGTATCAAGCGCCTGATGGTAGCGATCGTTATGCTACCGAAATCCGTGCTGACCAGATGCAGATGCTAGACGGTGCTAGTGGCGGCCAAAATCAAGATAATAGCTACAATAATAATCAGAACAATCAAGGCTACGCTAATCAAGGCCAAAACAATCATGGTTCTCAAGGTATAGCGCAGAGTAATCAAGGCAGTTATAACAATCAAGGAGGCTTTAATAACCAAGGGTCTCAAGCGCCACAAAATCAGTTTAATGCGCCCTCACAAGCTACGCCAAGTAAGTCAACAGCTATGCCAGATGGTCCTGTCGATGATGATATTCCATTTTAATTTATACAACATGAAGTAATTATAAAGAGCTTATATTAATATAGGCTCTTTTTTATTTTATAGTTAAAGTTTTTAATATCCCTAATAAAAAAGTGGTTTTTATTTTGCAGAGTAGGGCAATGCCTGACTTATAAAAGAGAGGGTAATAAGGTTAAATAACGGTAATGTCGTTAATATAATAAAGATATATCCTAAAATAAATAATTAATAGTTAGTATTGCTATTATAAAAGGCAATTATAACTCCAATGAATTATAACTATGTTATTATTGCGATTATGATTCAATATAATACTTATGCCTAATACAGTCTGTATTTAGATTGAATTAATGTTTTGTATTTTTAATCTATAATTAGCCAGCAGTTTGTGTTTTATACACCAGGCTATTGTTAGATTATTAGAATCTATTCCCTATAATTGACACTTTTATACCGAGGCTATTATGAGTAACAACGATACTATTAATTTAGAAGCGCTAGATGTCGACCAGTTACGTGCTATTACCGAAAACGCTCAACAGCTTATCGCCCAAAAACAGCATCAGCGTCTTTATGATGCTTATATGCAGTTTGAAAAAATTGCTGAAGAGAGCAACAGTAGCATTGATGAGATTTTAAAAGCGGGCGAGAAGCTTGAGAAAAAACGTAGCATTAAATATCGCAATACCGAAAATCATGAAGAGACATGGACAGGCCGTGGACGCAAGCCAACTTGGTTAGTAGAAGCATTATCGGCAGGGCGCCATCTCAATGACTTTGCTATCTAATAAATACTAAAGCTCTAGCTATTTTTAATAGTGAAAATGATGAAAAAGCCAGTATTTTTATTTAAAGATACTGGCTTTTTTATGTCACCTAAAGCCGTTTATTTGCTATGATAATAAGCCTTTAACCTAGCCAAAAGAGTCTTCTACTTGTGCCAAAACTGTCAGCCTCTTCCCATAAGCGTCCGCGCAAGCTCTGGTGGTTAGTAGGAGTGATAATCTTTGCACTATTTGCATTATTACAAATGCCAGCGGCATGGATAATCGAGAAATATGCGCCGCAGTCCCCTTATGTTCAGCAAGTCTCAGGTAATATTTGGCAAGGCTCATTGATTTGGCAATTGCCGCAAACAAGTACAGCGCTAAGCGGCGCTGCTAGTTGGTCGTGGCAGCCGTGGCAATTATTTTTAGGAAAACTAGCGGCCGATGTCGATATTAGCACCGGGCAAAGCCGACTTAATGGACAGCTTGCTATGCGCCCTAGCGGTTGGCAAGTTGATGATATGAGCGGTAAGATTGCTGCTGAAACTTTGGCCAGCTTAGTCAATTGGCAATTACCCAATACACCTATTCAGCTCAATAGCGTCTCACTACAACGCAGAGCGGCAACAGGCGATAAGCCGGCAGGTTTTAGTCAAGCGGATGGGCAACTGACTTGGGTGGGCGGCGAGGTGGGTTATCCTAATGCTGGAAAAGTACTTTATATCACTATGCCATCGATGCGCGCCCAGCTCAGTAGCGAGCAAAAAAACAATAAGCAGTTGTTGCATGTAAATTTGTTAAACAATCAAGACAAGCGTTTAGGCGACTTATATCTAGACGGTGATAATATGCTAGATGTCAGTCTGACGCAGCGTCTGCTTGAGAATATGGCAGAGTATAAAGGGCAAGCTCCGCAAGATACGCCGGTGATCAGTGTTCGCCAGCCGCTATTGAACGGCTTAGGGGCGAATGAATGATGAGTATAAGCGCACGAATAAAGCCGCTGATGGACACTCTCAATCGCTTTTCAGCATGGTTATTATTATTGGCTATTATCTGGTTATGCTGGGTGGCAGCAAGGATATTGTGGCTAGTACTCGCGCCGCCTGTAGCGCCAGCGTTGCCGCTACAAGCCATTCAAAACAATACCAATCTCTCAGCTGATAACCGCAATACGTTTGCTATTTTTGCTGAGTCTGAAGCCGCTACAGTCGCGCCGCAGCCGCCGCCAAATGTGCTGTTAAAAGGGGTGCTGATTGCCATACCAGAGAGTTTGTCATCTGCTATGCTTGACGTCAATGGCGAAGTCAAAAACTATCGTATTGGCGATAGCTTACAAGAGACGGGCTTTACCCTCATCGCGGTTGACTGGAATGCAGTGATTATCGCTGACGCTGCAGATCAGCAAACGGTTATCAGTTTGCCAGAGCTGCTACCTCTTGATCAAAGAGGGCTTGATACTAATGCTATTGCCAATCAGCGCTTGCCTAATAATAATCCGCTATCAGCTACTAATAACGGCCTAGCTTTACCTGAAAGTGCGGCGATGACTAATGATAATAATGAGGTGGGGGCAAGCCAACCTGCTGATACAGGCTCTGCTATTGATGAGGCGGTAACGGCGCTAAAAGAAAACCCAGCCAGCTATTTGAGCCGAATGGGGGTAATGGCCTCAGGCGAGGGCTATCAAGTGACAGCGGCTATGCCAACAGCACTGCGTAATCGCTTAGGGCTAGAGGCGGGCGATAAGGTGCTGACAGTCAATGGTCAAACTGTAGGAAATAGTCCTGCCCAAGACGCCAATGTATTACAACAAGCTCAGCAATCAGGTGAAGCTCAAATCGAGGTGCAACGTGGTGATCAAGTGATCACTATTCGTCAGCAGTTCTAGGTTTCACTGCCAATACATTTTATTTGTAATAAGCTTTATTTTTTGTGACATCACAGTGGGTACTATCAGCATGGTAAGTTTGGATAAATTTTCAATGACGCCTTTACGCCTAGGTTTACAGCGTTTATTGCGTCTGTGTCGACCGCTGTATTTAGCGTTGCCTTTATGGGCAGGCTTCTGCGGTTTTGCCAGTGCTGAGAGCTGGAAAGTTAATTTGCAAGATGCGGACATAAAAGCTTTTATTAATGAAGTGGCGACGATTACTGACCAAAACTTTGTCCTTGATCCGCGTATCAATGGCAATGTCACTGTGATATCTAACCGCGCCTTATCCCGTGATGAGATCTATCAGCTGTTTTTGAGCGTAATGCAGGTCAATGGCATAGCTGCTATTGATTCTGGCAACACTATCAAACTAGTTCCTGACAATATTGCTAAGCAGTCTGGCGTTGCGGTAGATCTGCGCGGTGATAGTGTCGGTGAGTCGCTGGCTACGCGAGTCATTTATTTGACTAATACTCAGGCCGCTGAGATATTGGGCGTTATTCGCCCTTTGATGCCGCAGTCGGCCCATGCTGCTGCCGTTCCGGGCGTCAATGCGCTAGTCTTATCGGATCGCGCTGATAGCCTTAATCAGCTAACCGCGCTTATTCGCGATTTGGATAGCAACATCAATGATACTTTGCGAGTGATTCCGCTACGCCATGTCGACTCTGAGCGTATGATGGATCTGATCAGCGCTTTGGTGAGTACGGGCGGAGGCCAAGCAGCCGGAGGAGATCAGCTCAAAGTTATTGCCGATAGCGCAAGCGATAGACTGCTAGTAAAGGGTAGTCCTGAGATGATTGCCAAAGTACAAGAGATGGTCAATCAGCTAGATACCACGCCATCACGTCGGCTTAGCGGCTTACGAGTATTTCGGCTAAAGTATGCCAGCGCTAGTCACATCGCCGATATGCTGCGTGGTTTATTGGCCAATCAATCTATCAATAGCTCAGGGGCAAGATCTACCTTAGAATCCGCTTCATTGACAGATGCCAGTACCACTGGCGCTACCCTTAATGGGGCTGCTAATGAATTGCTAGGTAACAATAATAACGCTACGAGTACCAACCTTACCAGCGCTACTACCAATAATAGTACTGGCGGCGCTGGTGTTAGCACTACCGGCAAACCTTTTAGCATTATCGCTGATGAGACGCAAAATGCAGTTATCGTTAATGCCGCACCTGAGCTGATGTTTGAGATTGAAGAGGCGGTCAATCAGTTAGATAATCGCCGCGCGCAGGTGCTTATTCAAGCGGCTATCGTTGAAGTATCAGGCGATGATGCTACGCAGTTAGGGGTACAGTGGGCGCTTGGTAATGCTAATAGCGGTTTAGGGGTCGTTAACTTTACTAACGTTGGTGCGAGTGCCACTGCTCTTGCGGCAGCGGCATTAGCAGGCGGCGGCGCAGCAGGAGCGGCAGGGATTAGCGCGGCTGCCAACTCAATTGTTGGCGCCTTGATAGGAATCGGCGATAGTCGTAAAGATAGCAATGGCAATACTGAGTTTTATGGCGCAATCTTACAAGCGCTTGACTCCTCAACCAGTGCAAACCTTTTATCTATGCCCTCTATTTTGACTTTGGATAATGAAAAAGCTAGTATTTTGGTGGGTCAAAACGTGCCTTTTGTCACCGGCTCTTTTACTACTAGCGGCAATAATTCAAACAACCCCTTCCAGACTATCGAGCGCCAAGATATTGGTATCAATCTCAACGTCATACCGCATATCGGCGAAAACGGTACGGTGCGCTTAGAGGTCTCGCAAGAAGTCTCCTCAGTAGTGCCAGGTAGTTTTGGTAACTCAACGGGTATCGTGACCAATAAAAGCCTGATTAATACCACTATCTTAGCAGACGATCAGCAAACCATAGCACTAGGTGGCCTGATGCGTGATAACTCGACTACGCGTCAACAAAAGGTGCCAGGCTTAGGTAACGTTCCTGTTATCGGTCGTTTGTTTCGCTCAGATAATGACAGTACGCAAAAGAGTAATCTAATTATATTTTTGCAGCCGACTATCTTGCGAGATGGCGGCGCCGTGGCTTCAGTCACTGAGCGCAAATTTAATCAGATGCGCGTGCTACAACTGGTCATCGACAAAAACGGCACTATCAAGCAGCTACCTCTTAGCGGTACCGAAGGCTGGAATGGCGAGGTCAATAAAGACTATGAATTAATGCCGCTTAATCCTCTGATTCCTAAGCGTAACCAATTACCACAAACCACTACGCCGCAGGGCTTTACTCGAGTAGATAGCCCAAATGCTGGCATTACTACTTATCCATTAAATCAGTAATTACCAATAGGTAGAGACAAAGAACAACGGCCAAAAGCGTAACCGCTAACCGTAATCTTAAGAAGTATCATAAAGAGAGAGTATGACTAAGAAAAAATGGTTCACCTTAAGCCTAGTAGGGGCAGCTTTGCTATTGATACCTAGACGCAGTAGCCGCCAGACCCTCCCTGTTGCTCAAGATAATTTGCCGCCGATCAATGAGAATAAAAGTCAGCCGTCAACTAAAGAGTGTACAGTAAAGGATAGCCAATAACGGCTGTCTGTTTAACAGACTGATTGAGACTACTAATAGCTAAAAATAGTGGCTAAGTCTTTACCTTTATTACTAATAGCCAAAATTAACGCTACGTAATATAAACGGGCATTATGCTATTATTTTGATTAGTCTCTTATCGTAGTCGATACCATGAAGCGCTATAAACATCCGTCAAACTTCCTAAACTCGTTGTCTATGAGCAACAGATATTTACTTGTTGCTTTAACGATGACAGTGAGTAGCAGCTTGTTATTAGGCTGTGCGCCGCAGCCTGAGTCTATGTTTGAGCAGCAGGCTGAAGCAGAGGCGGCTAATGAGATTGGCGCTGATATCAAGATAGAAACCCCTGAACCCTCAGAGGTCTCGCCACTCTCGGAACCTGTAGCTGCTGCTGATGGTAGCGTAGCCAGTCAGCAAGCACCGTCTATTGAGATTAGTAAACAACAAATTATCGCACGTCAGCCAAAGTGTGACTCACAGCAGGCGACTTGTCAGTATTTGGAGTTAAACATTTTAGGGTTTAACCCTTCGCAGCCTTGGCTAAGCGGTATCATGTGGCAGACTATAGCGCGAGTATTGTCGCCAGATACGCCCTTTGCCAGTCAACAGCAAGTTGCCAAAGATAGCGTTGCCTCAGTACTAAAACAAATCGA encodes:
- the uvrA gene encoding excinuclease ABC subunit UvrA; amino-acid sequence: MAHDHIAIRGARTHNLKNIDLDIPRDKFVVITGLSGSGKSSLAFDTLYAEGQRRYVESLSAYARQFLSQMEKPDVDSIEGLSPAIAIEQKSTNHNPRSTVGTITEIYDYLRLLYARIGTPFCPEHNEPMVAQSVTEMVDQVMGLPADTKLMILAPVIRERKGEHTVLLEQLIGQGFVRVRVDGDVYDTDELPTLDKKKKHTIEVVVDRFKVRDDLGNRVAESLETALRLGQGLVTLHFMDGNLKEGGADNQVMSAKHSCPVCDRAVSELEPRMFSFNNPYGACPSCDGLGKRQYFSAEKLITHHDKTLNQGAINGWDKRHSYYFGLLNTVCNHFKIDMDTPWKELTKQQQDLIMQGSGKEKLTFNFTDERGRKTNKTIPFEGVLPYLERRYAKTQSNLVRDELAKYLADTTCNVCDGARLNEISRNVRVDDQTIAEIVKLSIGDAADYYKTLKISGHKGEVAEKIFKEINERLNFLVSVGLDYLSLARSAETLSGGEAQRIRLASQIGAGLMGVMYVLDEPSIGLHQRDNDRLLKTLTRLRDLGNTVLVVEHDEDAIRQADHVIDIGVGAGVHGGHIIAQGTVEDIMANKESLTGQYMSGKKKIEIPRLRHKAKTIEVEGKKKKLPMTIELKGATGNNLKNVDLTLPVGIMTCITGVSGSGKSTLINRTLMPLAATQLNNASTLIADKYESISGLDHLDKMVDIDQSPIGRTPRSNPATYTGVFTPVREMFAQTQEARARGYKPGRFSFNVKGGRCEMCQGDGLIKVEMHFLPDMYVPCDTCEGKRYNRETLEIHYKGKTIADVLEMTVEDATEFFSAIPAIYRRLQALMDVGLSYIRLGQSAPTLSGGEAQRVKLARELAKRDTGQTLYILDEPTTGLHFHDIDKLLNILHALRDKGNTIVVIEHNLDVIKTADWVIDLGPEGGKGGGMIIAEGTPEEVAEVEGSHTGEFLKPMLEEGLKDVS
- a CDS encoding H-NS histone family protein; the protein is MSNNDTINLEALDVDQLRAITENAQQLIAQKQHQRLYDAYMQFEKIAEESNSSIDEILKAGEKLEKKRSIKYRNTENHEETWTGRGRKPTWLVEALSAGRHLNDFAI
- a CDS encoding IS5/IS1182 family transposase, with amino-acid sequence MPNIDKLLKQSDAGFKRYTGIHKATFYDMLEAMQEHEASKTKSGRPSVLSLKEQILLALTYWREYRTLYHISMDFGIHESSASRIIRKVEDTLIDSGKFELPKKLPSRVDEDINWSVVIVDATETPIERPKKTKETTTAVRKNNTP
- a CDS encoding MFS transporter — protein: MNSVEKRAILGVGGIFALRMIGLFMIVPVFSVYGDNYAHATPFLIGLAVGIYGLGQAIFQIPMSLAADKFPRKPIIMLGLILFALGGIIAANATDIYQVIIGRALAGSGAVSAVLMALLADVTREEMRTKAMATMGLTIATSIMLAFAFGPLLVGSLGISGLFWLTAGFAILAMLLLAVVPSPMRVLKHNLDNKSIGEQLATVLKIGDLNRLHVGIFALHLTMTAIFVILPHQLSEVMGLSVRQQGLVYLPLLFIGFAVAIPFIIIAEKKRKMRQVFLGAIGLMVAALALLALGSQVGVGIILGLLLYFMGFNLLEATIPSWISKRAPVANKATAMGLNSSSQFFGAFVGGAMGGLLLSQSNLLAWSILAAIMALALLLIIPIADPPYLSSTTVTIPKDIDIQDWSQQITAIAGVDELVVMAKEQVAYLKLDKTQLTDLSRQQLSQLAQSPLDI
- the ssb gene encoding single-stranded DNA-binding protein, whose amino-acid sequence is MRGVNKVIIIGNLGADPEARQFSNGGSVTNISVATSEQWTDKQSGEKREATEWHRVSLFNRLGEIAAQYLRKGSKVYIEGSLRTRKYQAPDGSDRYATEIRADQMQMLDGASGGQNQDNSYNNNQNNQGYANQGQNNHGSQGIAQSNQGSYNNQGGFNNQGSQAPQNQFNAPSQATPSKSTAMPDGPVDDDIPF
- the gspN gene encoding type II secretion system protein N yields the protein MPKLSASSHKRPRKLWWLVGVIIFALFALLQMPAAWIIEKYAPQSPYVQQVSGNIWQGSLIWQLPQTSTALSGAASWSWQPWQLFLGKLAADVDISTGQSRLNGQLAMRPSGWQVDDMSGKIAAETLASLVNWQLPNTPIQLNSVSLQRRAATGDKPAGFSQADGQLTWVGGEVGYPNAGKVLYITMPSMRAQLSSEQKNNKQLLHVNLLNNQDKRLGDLYLDGDNMLDVSLTQRLLENMAEYKGQAPQDTPVISVRQPLLNGLGANE